From Vigna radiata var. radiata cultivar VC1973A unplaced genomic scaffold, Vradiata_ver6 scaffold_23, whole genome shotgun sequence, the proteins below share one genomic window:
- the LOC106778509 gene encoding probable protein phosphatase 2C 8: SPKVTETCKGFFGPDGDWPLSAKAERLLGRLEVSRAFGDRQFKKVGLVASPDVYTFEVTDTEHFIILGYDGLWGVFGPSDAFDFVQKLLDEGLPVATVCRPLVREVVRERRCKDNCTAIIVVFKHK; the protein is encoded by the exons TCCCCAAAGGTAACGGAAACGTGCAAAGGTTTCTTCGGACCAGACGGAGATTGGCCCTTGAGTGCAAAGGCAGAACGATTGTTAGGGCGTCTTGAAGTTTCTAGAGCTTTTGGAGATCGCCAGTTTAAAAAG GTAGGCCTTGTTGCAAGCCCGGATGTCTATACTTTTGAAGTTACAGATACTGAGCATTTCATCATTCTTGGCTATGATGGCTTGTGGGGG GTATTTGGTCCCAGTGATGCTTTTGATTTTGTTCAGAAGTTATTGGAT GAGGGGCTACCTGTTGCCACCGTGTGCCGTCCTCTTGTAAGGGAGGTTGTCCGTGAGCGTCGCTGTAAAGATAACTGCACTGCCATTATTGTTGTATTTAAGCACAAATAA
- the LOC111240689 gene encoding uncharacterized protein LOC111240689: MPRLFQDGQERDGEIDMSVRDGEIDMSVKMWTTCIWTERSYEASLFPGIDFGLFLRSLGGGQRRPSSGGARAISEIHSGRARILTLCQDLRAGGQSQVDSFYGA; the protein is encoded by the exons ATGCCAAGACTCTTTCAAGATGGACAAGAAAG AGATGGTGAAATAGACATGTCTGTCAGAGATGGTGAAATAGACATGTCTGTGAAGATGTGGACTACCTGCATCTGGACAGAAAGATCCTATGAAGCTTCACTGTTTCCTGGGATTGACTTTGGGCTTTTCCTACGCAGCTTAGGTGGAGGGCAAAGAAGGCCTTCTTCTGGGGGGGCCAGAGCCATCAGTGAGATACACTCTGGAAGAGCTAGAATTCTAACCTTGTGCCAGGACCTACGGGCCGGGGGACAGTCTCAGGTAGACAGTTTCTATGGGGCGTAG
- the LOC106778511 gene encoding two-component response regulator ORR21-like, which translates to MAKISFQKAFCEFPSNLRILAVDTNCTVLEFIKKMCKEYCYEVITCTESLLATEILQERKVGIDLVLMEVHMPKMDGYEFLLANQEIDVPIIMMSWDDNKKSIMKSIKLGGCDYWIKPLHEDRLKNMWTHVVRKSMSENRMRKDHFSGNSEFVSSSTLEISRKVDNVGESHSRKKSRMVWTSELHGKFVKAVNQIGLANAVPKKVLELMNMPGLTRNHVGSHLQKYRNTLKRKPQQSATDIPLHNHLHAEEALNMALDHPMPPYTANFVFPQSSETMPNNVSVDTLQEQQQMQQWMESFFL; encoded by the exons ATGGCCAAAATTTCTTTTCAGAAGGCTTTTTGTGAATTTCCATCAAATCTGAGGATACTCGCTGTTGACACTAACTGTACTGTTCttgaattcatcaagaagatgTGTAAGGAATATTGCTATGAAG TTATCACATGCACAGAATCGCTACTTGCTACTGAGATTTTGCAGGAAAGAAAAGTGGGGATTGATTTAGTACTGATGGAGGTTCATATGCCAAAGATGGATGGCTATGAATTCTTACTTGCCAACCAAGAAATTGATGTTCCTATCATCA TGATGTCTTGGGATGATAACAAGAAATCTATAATGAAGAGTATAAAACTTGGAGGCTGTGATTATTGGATCAAGCCTTTGCATGAGGATCGACTCAAGAACATGTGGACACATGTTGTTAGGAAGTCCATGAGTGAGAATAGGATGCGAAAAGATCATTTTAGCGGGAATTCTgaatttgtttcttcttctactCTTGAAATTTCAAGAAAAGTTGATAATGTTGGTGAATCACATTCGAGAAAGAAGTCTCGTATGGTATGGACATCAGAACTGCATGGTAAATTTGTCAAAGCTGTCAATCAAATTGGACTTGCTA ATGCTGTGCCAAAGAAAGTTCTTGAGCTCATGAATATGCCTGGTTTGACAAGAAACCATGTTGGTAGTCACTTACAG AAATATAGAAATACTTTGAAGAGAAAACCTCAGCAATCTGCTACAGATATACCACTGCATAACCATCTTCATGCAGAAGAAGCTTTGAATATGGCACTTGATCACCCAATGCCTCCCTATACTGCTAACTTTGTTTTTCCACAGTCCTCGGAAACTATGCCTAACAATGTGTCAGTGGATACATTGCAAGAACAGCAGCAAATGCAGCAGTGGATGGAGTCTTTCTTTTTATGA